Part of the Deltaproteobacteria bacterium genome is shown below.
AAAAGCCGGGGCGGCGTCTGATGGAACACAGATATTGCGGAGGGCTCCGAAACCGCCTTTTCCCATTCCGCGCGCGCCTGCCGCAACTCATCGACCCATGGGGCGGGGACGGCCTCAACGGAAACCGGGCCGCCTGCATCCTTTTCCACAGCCGCCTTGTAAAATGATGAGGGCTCGTAGGCTTCGGGAATTTTGACCGCGCAGGAAGCGGAAAAAGTCACGGCGACAGCCGCTAAAAAAGCAAGTGAGACGGAGGCGCGGGTTTTCATTGCGCCCCCTTTTCCGCGCAGGGCTCCGGGACATCCTTCACCGTGAGTCTCGCTCCCGCGAGCCCCTCCAGGCGGGCGAGATTTTGGGCATGGTCGGCTTCGGCCCGTAAAAGGGCGAGCCGGAAAGAATACCAGGACGATTCGATTTCGACCGCGTCCGATAAACTTCCCAACCCCTGCCGGTACCAGGAGCGGGCTGTTTCCATGGACCGGGCCGCCTGGGGGATGAGGCTTTCCCGGTAGAGCCCGACAAGACGCCTGGCGTTTTCCATTTTAAACCAGGTTTCACGGATCATGGAAAAGGTATCGTTCGTCATGCCGCGCTCGTTGGCCAGGACCTTATCCACAGCCGCCAGGGCCGCTTTCCTGCGCCCGGAATTTTTCGCGCCCCACACGGGAAGACTAAGCCCAAGCTCCAGCCCCACCATGTTATCCGGTTCGGCCATGCCGTCGCCGGGCTCGGTGTTTTCCACCATGAGGCCCAGCATGGTTTCGGGATAGGTCTCGTAACGGGCCATGTCATATTCGGCGCGGGCCGCCGATATTTCGGCGCGGGCCATCAGAATTTCGTAGTTGTTGGCGCGGGCGAGGCAGTAGATTTCCGAAAGGGTGTAGGCGACAGGTTCGGCGGGAGCTGCCAGGAGAGCGCCCAACGGGGCTTCCGGCGGCCTGTCCAGAAGGGCGTTCAGCCGCGCAAGCTCGGTTTTTTCCGATTCCATAAGATAGACAAGGTCCAGGGCCGCCTGGGCGGTCTGGCTTTTGGCCTTCATCACGTCCACCAGGGCGGCCCGGTTTCCAGCGTAGGCCGACCCGGCAAGCGCGGCCATCGATTCCAGGGCGGCCTGATTCTGCCGGGCCAGCTCCTGCGCGCCCCTGAGGTAGTCAAGTTCATGAAAACTTGTGGTGACGGCGGTGACCATGTCCCGTACTGCTGCGTCGACGGCGATCCGGCCAGAAAGCGCGGCGGCCTGTGCGGCCCTTCTTGCGGCGGCGGTTTTTCCCGGAAGGGGGACGGCCTGGTTGATTGCCGCCGTCCATTTCTGATCGCCGGAGTCGCTCCACGCGCCCGGCCAGAAACCAAGGGACAACTGAGGATCGTTCCAGGCCCCGGCCACGGCCACGTTCCGCCGGGCCTCGTCAAGGGCCGCTTTTTTGGAGAGAATTAGAGGATTATGATCAAAGGCATAGGTTAGAAGATCTGTGAGGGCTACAGATTCGGCAAGGGCCGCCATTGATGCGCCGGGACCCTCACGTGCTGGTGATCGTGGTTGACCTGATGCTGCAGAGCCCGTCGCTGAAACGGCAAGGACGGCGAGGAAGGCCAGAAAAGCCGCGCCGGATAATGCCTTTTTCCGCCCCCTGATGCTTTTCAATTTGCGCCTCCTAAATTCATTAAATCCTACCTTGACGGTAGGATCTAAAAATAAGAGGACTAAAAACCTTGTCAACCTTGAACATCTTGCAAAAAAAACAAAGACAATTAAAAGTGTATTATAAATTCAGTACTCAGGCAACATTTTCAAACATGTTTTTAAGGCCAAAATTCCGTGAGCGTACGAAGGCTTGGTTTGCATGTACGTTTACGGCATTGTGAAGCGCTTTAACGCCCGCCATATTTTGATGCCATATTTTGATTGAAAGGACGCCTGATTGGCTGTATGGTGAACCCCATTAACAGCCTGTTGAAAACGGCTGGAAGTAAAGCCCGCCGAAAAACGATGAGTTGCAAGGCGCACGAAAAGCCAATGAGTCAAGCGTACTTTTCGTACGTGACGGAATTGGCTTTGAAGTGCGAACACTGCCAAATCGCATTTTTCGACGGGCTGTTAACGCAATAATGATGGGCCTGTAACAAGCCCCGGCTGTGAAGGCGTCAAAGAAGCATGGCGGCCCGGAAGTTTAAAGAAGTGCCCAGAAGGCGTTTCGGAAACCCTGCAAGGCCTTTCCAAAACCTGACCCGCAGACAAAAGGAGGAAACATGGAAGCCACGTTCAAGAGGATATTGGCCCCGGTGGACCTTTCGGACGTTTCGCCCGTAATGGTGCCTTTCATCAAGAGCATAGCCAAAAAGTGGGACGCGGAGGTTCATCTTCTGTTCGTGGTTCGGGTTCTGGAGCATTTTACGGCCATGTACGTGCCCGACATCTCCATCACCCGCCTGGAGCAGGAGATGGTGCAGGGAGCGGAAAGAAAGATGGAGGAGTTCATCCAGCAGCATTTCAAGGACATCCCGGTGGTAAAACCCAAGGTGGTCCTGGGGGATGCCTCCGAAGAGATTCTGAACCACGTGAACCGGGAAAAGATCGACCTTGTGATCCTTGGCACCCACGGGCGCAAGGGCCTGGAAAAACTCTTTTTCGGCTCGGTGGCTGAAAAGGTCGTCAAGACCTCGCCCGTGCCTGTGCTTTCCATCAACCCGTACCGCGCGCGCAAGGATCAGACAGCCGCAAAACCGTGAATCCTGAGCTTTACGGCGACTTTGTTCGAGGCCGCCGGGGCGGAATGGTTCAAAAACCCCGGCGGCCCCAAACATGGTATCTGCGCGCCCTTTGGAACCCATCTCAACCACGCGGCAGGCCTGCCTGCCGTCTCCCGCCTTAAAATCATTCATGCGCCTGCCCCTTGCGGCGGAAAATATTCCGTTCTTCAATTGATTAAAGATGAAAAGGCGACATGGACCAACTTTACGAAGCCATATGGAAACGGGCGAAAGAGATAGCGAAACGGTATCCGCCGCCTTCTTTTTACGATGAAAATTCGCGGGAATGCGCCTTTTCCAGAAGGTTTTTCGAAACCGACGAAACCGTGGGCGACCTCTACTCCTACGTTTCCGCACGAATCGACGATGACCTTGGTCACGGCCTTGACCACGTCACCAAGGTCACCCTGGACGCCGGGGCCCTGGTGCTCGCCGAGGAGGGCTCCGGGGGCGAGCCCGGCCATGAGGCCCTAAGAAGGCTCTTTCTGGTCCAGTGCGCGGGTCTTTTGCACGACATTGCCAGAAAGGAAAAAAACCACGCGGCCAAGGGCGCGGAAATGGCCGAAGATATTCTTTCCGGCTACGCGCTTACCGATTCCGAAAAGGCCGAGGTGTGCCAGGCCATTTCAAACCACGAGGCCTTCCGCCCCGTGAGCGCCGCCATCACGCCACGGGCCGGGCTTCTGTCGGACTGCCTTTACGACGCGGACAAGTTCAGGTGGGGGCCGGACAACTTCACCGATACGGTTTGGGCCATGATCTCCTTTTTCAAGGCCCCACTCTCGGTTTTTCTGGACCGTTACGCAGAGGGGATAGAGGGCATCATCCGCATAAAATCTACCTTCCGTTCCGTAACGGGAAGGCGCTTCGGCCCGGAGTTCATAGATACCGGGCTTTTGATGGGGGATGAAATTTACAGGATGCTAAAGGACGAATTTGAAGACAAAAATCATTGACGCAAGAAGCTTCAAAGTTTTTACTGTCCCTGTAAAAATCCAGGGGTGATTAAAAGACTTCTCGAAGGACATGGCCAGTGACCAGCCCGTCAAACACGTCGGTTAAAAGCCTCCGCATGGCAGTCATGCTCATTTTCCTGGCGGCCCTGCCCTTGTGCCTCTATTTTTCCACCCAAAACAACGGGTTCGTTGATTTCGACGACGATGTTTACGTCACTGCCAATCCTGTAACCTTGAAGGGTCTTTCGGGCGAGGGGCTTTCAGCGGCCCTGGGTTTTCCCGATTTTTCCTACTGGCAGCCAGTAGCCCTTTTGTCCCATCAGGCGGACGTGAGCCTTTTCGGGCCGAACCCCCGCCCCATGCACCTTGTAAACGCCCTTTTGCACGCTGTAAACACCCTCTTGCTCTTCGCCCTTCTTTACACGATGACGGGGGCTTTCTGGCGAAGCGCATTTGTGGGGGCCCTTTTCGCGGCTCACCCGGTAAACGCGGACACCGTGGCCTGGATTTCCGAGCGCAAGAACCTCCTGGCGGTGTTTTTCTGGTTTTCGGCCATCCTGTCCTACGCTTGGTACGTCAAAAAGCCTGAAGTCGCGCGCATGATTCCGGTGATCCTTCTGGCGGCCCTGGCCCTTGGCTCCAAGCCAGTGGCGGTCACCCTGCCCTTCACCCTTCTCCTGCTGGATTTCTGGCCCTTGAACCGCCTTTCCGGCAATTTTTGGAAGCGGGTGGCGGAAAAAATCCCCCTGTTCGTATTGACCTGCGCGGCGATAGCCCTTGGGCTTTTTTCCAGCGCCTCCTTCAACTCCGAAATTTCCGGCTCCTGGCCCCTCTGGCCGAGGCTCGCCCACGTCCCCGTAGCATTTGCGCGCTACCTTGAAATGGCCTTCTGGCCCCAAGGCCTGTGCGCCTTTCATCCCTTTCCCAAGTCCGTGGGCTTTTTTCAGGCCACAGGAGCGCTTGTGCTTCTGGCGTCCCTCATCTGTCTGGCCTGGAAGACCCGGCATCGAATGCCCTATCTCTTTTTCGGGATTTTCTGGTTTCTGGGAACCCTGGTCCCCTCAAGCGGCCTTGTGATGGCCGGCCACTGGGCCTCCGTGGCCGAACGCTACGCCTACGCGCCCTACGCGGGGCTTTTCGTGGCCGTGGTCTGGGGGGCGGCGCACCTTGCGGGCGGCTTCGGCAGAAAGGGACTGATCGGGGTCGGCGCAGCGGGTTTTGTCATGATCCTGTTTCTGGGGTATCTGGCAAACGCCCAGTCCGGGTACTGGAAGGGCTCGGAGACCCTTTTTTCGAGGTGCGTTGCGCTTTATCCCAACACGAACTACTTCGCCCTCACCCGCCTTGGGGCGGTTTACGCAAAAAAGGGCGGGACGAAAAACCAGGCCGAGGCGGAAAGGCTCTTTTCCCGCGCCCTGGCCGCAGGCCCGGACTTCGCCCTGGCGGAAACCCGCACCCGGATGGGAGGTCTCCTTATGGCCCAGGGCAGGACCGATGAGGCCATTGCTCATCTTGTGGCCGCCCGAACCATCGCGCCCCGTTACGTTCCCGCCCTCACGGGCCTGGGAGCGGCGTACCTTGAGGCGGGAAAAATCCCCCAGGCGGAAAAGGCCGCTCAGGCGGCCCTGGCGGAAAACCCGGATTCGGTGGAAGCCCTGATCCTTGCGGGCCTCATCCACGGGAGGAAATCCGCCTGCAAGCCAGCCCTGTCGCTTTTCGAAAAGGCCGCGCGCCTTGATCCGAATAACCCGGACGCGGCCTTTCATTACGCGGCAAGCCTGGGAGCCTTTGGAAAACTGAAGGAATCTGCGGACGAATTTAGAAGGACGCTCGCTCTGGACCCCGATTACCCGGAGGCCCAGGCAGGTCTTGCCGGAATCGAGACCCGGCGGGGGGAGCTTAAGGACGCCTCCCAAGCCTATTTAAAGGCCGTTTCCCTCAACCCGGAAGACTTCGCCCTAAAGGTCAATCTGGCCCAGGTCCTGCTTTCGACGGGCCGTTCCAACGAGGCCATAAGCCACTTCAAGGCCGCGCTTTCCATCAATCCGGGCTTCGCTCCGGCGCGTCTCGGCCTTGCCGACGCCCTCTCCGCCTCAGGAAAGAGCCGGGAGGCGGTTGGCGAGTATGAAAAAATCCTCGCGTCCGCCCCGGATGACATGGCTGCCCTTTACGGCCTTGCAAAAACCCTTGAAAAATCGGGATGCCTTGCCAAGGCCGCTTTTTATTACGAAAAGGCCCTTCTGATCAGACCAGGATGGGACGCGGTGAAAAGGCTGCTTGAAGGGATTAAGGGAAAGCCTGACAGGCCGGGGGCAGATTGCCCTTGAAAGCGCTCAAAAAACGAGATCCGCATGTTGTGCAAAAATCATCTGTAGGTTGGGTGACCCTGCCCTTGGGCTTAAACCACCCAACCTACAATGGATAACGGCTGCCATAAGCTATCATATCAACAGGAAATGATATAAGTTACCGCCGAAGACACTGCCGACCTTTTTCATCCCCCCGCTATAACAGCCGCAAGCTCATCGTGGATAAGGCCGTTGGTGGCGAGAATCTCCTGCTTGAAGGGGTTCCAGCCAGCCTGGGCGAAGTCCGTGACGTGGCCGCCAGCCTCGGTTAAAATGAGCGCCCCCGCCGCCGTGTCCCAGGGTTTCAGGCTTTCCTCCCAGAATCCGTCAAAACGCCCGCAGGCCACAAAACAAAGGTCCAGGGCCGCCGAACCAAGCCGCCGGACCCCCTGGGCCGCGCCCACGCAACGGGACAGCTTGTCGATGAGAGAGGGCAGGCGTTCCGAAAGGTCGTAGGGAAAACCCGTCACCAGAAGGCTTTCGTTTAAGGTGTCGTTGCGGGAAACCGATATTGCGCGTCCGTTAAGGGTCGCTCCCCTGCCTTTTTCGGCTATGAAAAGCTCCTGGGTTATGGGGTTGAAAACCAGCCCGAAAAGGGTGTCGCCCTCCGAGGTGAAGGCTATGGAAACCGAAAATATGGGCAGGTGGTGGGCGTAGTTGGTGGTGCCGTCCAGGGGGTCCACTATCCAGGAATACTGGCTTGGGGCCCCTATCTCGCCCTCCTCCTCGGCCAGTATGGAATGGCCGGGAAAGGCGAAACGGATGGTTTCCACGATTGCCGCCTCCGAGGCAGTGTCCGCCTCGGTCACAAGGTCTATGCCGCCCTTTTTCCGCACCGTGTGCATCCTGCCGAAGCGGTCCGTGAGAATCCGTCCGGCCTCGTAGGCCGCTGCAACCGCCGTGCGCCTTATGGCGTCTATCTCCATGTTGGATGTCTCCTTGGCATCTTTCAGTCATATCAGGGCATGGTTAAAAATTGCATGTACCATCCGATGATGGGCTTGCCGTAAAAAAGCGCGATCATGGCCCCTGAGGCGAGAAACGGCCCGAACGGAACCCTGAGCTTAACGCCTTTTTTCCGGGCGGCCATGAGCACAAGCCCCGCCGCCATGCCTATGAAGGCCGCAGCCATCAGGGTGAGAAGAGCCCCCTTCCAGCCCAGGAACGCGCCGACCATGGCCAGAAGGTCGCCGTCGCCCGCGCCCATGCCCTCGCCTCCGCGCACCAGCATGTAGGTCCGGCGCAGAAGGTAGATTCCGCCCGCGCCGGTAAGAGCTCCGATCAGAGATTCCATGAAGCCCATTTCCGGCAGCCAGCCCGAAGCCAGAAGCCCCACGGCCACGCCCGGAATGGTGATTATCATGGGGATGCGGAAAAAATCGAGGTCTATGAAGCTGACCACTATGAGGGCCGCCAGAAAGCAGAAATAGATGGCGGCTGCCGGGCTTCCGCCAAAATGCCGGAACGCGGCCACCGCAAAGAGACCTGCCGTAAGCTCCACCAAGGGGTAGCGCCACGAGATGCGGGTGCGGCAGTCCCGGCAGCGGCCCCGGAGAACCATGTAGCTTAAAAGCGGGATGTTGTCGTACCACCGTATGAGCGCCCCGCATTTGGGGCAGTGGGAACGGGCCCCCTCGGCCTTTGAGGGCGAGGGCCGGGGGTCGTCGTCCTTTATCTCTTTTCCGCAGTGGGGGCAGGCAATGGAAAGTATTTCCTTTTCGCAGTGCGGGCAAACAAGGTCGTCCGAGCCCATGAAGCGGCTGCGCGGAAGCCTGTGGATGGCCACGTTCAGGAAGCTCCCCACAACTATCCCGAAAAGAAAGGTGTAGGCGTAAAGAAAAAAGTCCAGGAAGTTTATCATGGCGCAATTTCCGGAAAAAGGGGTTGTTCGGGCGTATTTTTCAATATTCAGTTTAAGCCCGGCTAGTTTGTTCTTGTCAAGTCATGGTTCTGTTCTATAGTAACGGAAGGGACTTTTTATGGAAAAAACCTGGAGAAAATGATGGCGAAACCCGATACAGACGATCTGGTGGGACTTCTGGAAGACGAAGACGCCCACGAAGCTATTCCCACCACCCTGCCCCTCCTGCCAGTAAGGGACGTGGTGATCTTCACCCATATGATCCTCCCCCTTTTCGTGACCCGGGACAAGTCCGTGAGGGCCGTGGACGCGGCCATGAACAAGGACCGCTACATCTTTCTGGCCACCCAGATGGACGCGTCCCAGGAAGACCCCTCCTTTGACCAGATATACAAGGTGGGGGCCGTTGGGAGGGTGCTCCGGGTGCTGAAGCTGCCGGACGGCAGGGTGAAGATACTGGTTCAGGCCACCGCCAAGGCGAGGATTCTTTCCTTTGTCCACAAAAAGAGCCTGTTTCGGGTGAAGATCGAAAAGCTCGTGGAGGAGGAGTTTTCCGAAAACCTGGAACTCACCGCCCTCATGAGAAACGTCCGGGAGCAGTGCGAGAAGATTCTTTCCATGCGCGGCGAGCTTTCGGACGACGTGACCACAATTTTGAAGAGCATAGACCATCCGGGCCGACTGGCCGACCTGGTGGCGTCCAACTTGAATCTCAAGATCGAGGAGGCCCAGTCGGTTTTCGAGTTATCCGACCCCGTGGCCCGGCTCAACCGGGTGAACGAGCTTCTGATCCGGGAGGTGGAGTTGAGCTCCATGCAGGCCCGCATCCAGGAAAACGTCCGGGACGAGATAAGCAAGAGCCAGAAGGATTATTTTCTGCGGGAGCAGATGCGGGCCATAAAGGGCGAACTGGGGGAAGGCGACGAGCGGGCCCAGGAGGCCGACGACTACCTGAAACGCATCAAAAAGGCCAGGATGCCCAAGGAGGCCGAAACCGAGGCCGTGAAGCAGCTTAAGCGCCTGGAGCAGATGCATCCCGAATCCGCCGAGGCCCCGGTGGTGCGCTCCTACCTGGACTGGCTGGTGGAAATCCCCTGGTCCGTCTCCACAAAAGACGCCATCGACATCAAAAAGGCCCAGAAGGTTCTGGACGCGGACCATTTCGGCCTGGACAAGATCAAGGAGCGCATCCTGGAATACCTTGCCGTGCGCAAGCTGAACCCTTCCATGAAGGGCCCCATCCTCTGCTTCGTTGGCCCTCCGGGCGTGGGAAAAACCAGCCTGGGCCAATCCATAGCAAAAGCCATGGACCGCAAGTTTTTCAGGATGTCCCTGGGCGGGATAAGGGACGAGGCCGAAATTCGGGGGCACCGCCGCACCTACATAGGCGCGCTTCCGGGCCGCATAATCCAGGGTCTCAAAACCTGCGGGGCCAACAACCCGGTTTTCATGATGGATGAAATCGACAAGGTGGGAACCGATTTCCGGGGCGACCCCACATCGGCCCTGCTTGAAGCCCTGGACCCGGAGCAGAACAACGCCTTTTCGGATCACTACATCAACCTGCCCTTCGATCTTTCCAGGGTGATGTTCATCACCACGGCCAACATCACGGACACCATCCCCTACGCTCTTCTGGACCGGATGGAGATAATCAACCTTTCGGGCTACACCGAAGACGAAAAACTGGCCATCTCGCAAAAATACCTCATAGGCCGCCAGATCAGGGAAAACGGCCTGAAGGAAAAGGACATCACCATAGCCGACAGCGCCATAAAGAAAATGGCCACCGAGTACACAAGCGAAAGCGGGCTTAGGAACCTTGAGCGCGAGATAGGGACCCTGTGCCGAAAGGTGAGCCGCAAGATCGCCGAGGGCGAGAAAGGGCCTTTTTCCATAACCGGCAAAAACCTGGAAAAATACCTGGGCCTTCCCAAGTTCTTTCCCGAAATGGACCAGGACACCCCCCAGGTGGGGCTGGCCACAGGTCTTGCCTGGACCTACGCGGGCGGGGAGGCCCTGTACGTTGAAGCCACGGTGATGCGTGGAAAGGGCGAGCTGGTGCTTACCGGCCAGTTGGGGGAGGTAATGCAGGAATCCGCCAGGGCCGCCGTGAGCTACACCAGGGCCTACGCGGAAAAGCTCAAGATCGACCCGGACATCTTCGAGTCATACGATCTTCACATCCACGTGCCCGCCGGAGCCATTCCCAAGGACGGGCCGTCCGCCGGAGTGGCCATGGCCGTGGCCATGATCTCGGCCTTCACCCAAAGGCCGGTAAAAAACGACGTGGCCATGACGGGCGAAATTACCATCAGGGGCAGAATCCTTCCCATTGGGGGCCTGAAGGAAAAATCCATAGGAGCTCTCAGGGCCGGGATCAAGACCCTCATCATGCCGGAAAAAAACCGCAAGGAGCTTTCCGAGCTTCCCCCCGAAGTGCGCAAAAAAATGGTGTTCATGCCGGTCTCCCGCATGGATGAGGTTCTTCCAATGGTTCTTCTGCCGCCGCTGGCGAAAAAGCTCCCCCATCCGCCGCGCAAAAAGGGCGGCGACGGCGACGGCAGAAAGTGACTCCATCGCCATGCTGATTCTTGGGCTTGACACCACCGGGCGGTCCTTTTCCGTGGCGCTTTTAAACGACGGCGAGGTCTTGGGCGAGATCACCGAAAACGCCGCAAGGGGGCAGGCGGGGCTTGTGATGGACGCCCTTGAAAGGCTCTTTGACCTTACCGGGAAAAAACCCTCCGGCCTGGACGGCGTGGCGGTGACCAATGGCCCCGGCGGCTTTTCCGGCGTGCGCCTGGGCGTTTCCATAGCCAAGGGAATCTGCATGGGCGCGGAAAAACCGGCGGCCGCAGTTTCGAGCCTCGCCTGCCTGGCCTTCCAGGCAATGGAGCCGGTGGGCGCCGTGTGGGCCGTGCTGGACTGCCTCAGAAACGAGGTCTACGCGGCCTCCTACGTTTTTGGCCCCGAAGGCCCGGTTGAAACAAGCGCGGCTTCCGTGATGAAACCAGGGGAACTGGCGGAAAGCCTGTCCGGCCCCTGTGTGCTGGTGGGCGACGGGGCCGTAAAATACGCGGGCCTTCTGACCGGCGATGGAAAGGCGCGGTTGGCGGACGAATCGAGCCACACCATAAGGGCCTCGTCAGTGGCCATCCTGGGAAGCCGCCTGCTTCCTGCTGCGGAACCGGATTCCGCCGACCTTCTGGGTCCGTTATATTTGAGGCTCTCTGACGCCCGGCTTCCCGAAAAGCCCCTTTGCTGAAGAATCGCGCCACGCCGCACCAAAGTTGACAGGGCGCAGGGTTTTGGCTTAAAATGAATCGAATAAAATCATAAGGAAAGGACCCGGTAAAAACAGTGGCGGACAACAAGGAAACAGGAAACAGCGAGAAATATGAATGGGCCGACCCACCGGCAAGCACGCCCTTTCCCATAGCGAAGGACGGTTACTCGTATATAGCGGCGGCGGCCTTCATCACCCTGGTGCTTGCGCTTCTGCACCTGCCCTTTCTGGCCTTTTTGAGCCTTCTTACCACCGTGGCCGTGTGCCTTTTCTTCCGGGACCCGGACCGGCTCATCCCCACCGACCCCGGCGCACTGGTGGCCGCCGCCGACGGCAGGATAATATTTGCCGGCCTCGTGGACGAAAACCCCTTTCTGCCAGGACAGGTGCTGAAAATTTCCACCTTCATGTCCGTGGCCAACGTCCACGTCAACCGTTTTCCGGTCACCGCCACCGTGGAAAAGGTGGTCTACACCCCCGGCGACTACATGGTGGCCAGCCACCCCAAGGCCAGCCTGGAGAACGAGCACAACGCAGTATATCTCAAGGATGAAAACGGAAAAAGGCTCTGCGTGGTTCAGGTGGCGGGCCTGATCGCAAGAAGGATCCGCTCCAACGTGAAGCCGGGCGACAGGCTCCTTAGAGGCCAGCGCTTCGGGCTCATCTGTTTCGGAAGCCGCGTGGACCTCTATCTTCCGCCCGAAACCAGGCCCACGGTAAACGTCGGCGACGTGGTGAGGGGCGGAACATCCATTCTCGCAAAAATCTGACGGATCAGGGCGGCAGGAACGGTTTTCCGAATCTGGCGCCGGTTTCATAATTCTCCCCTCCGGGAGTCGGCTAAAAAGGTGCAAGCAATGAACGCCATGAAAAAAAGAAGACGCCCGAAGTCCGAAGAGCGGCGCAGGGGAATCTACCTCATTCCCAACCTCGTGACCTCGCTCAACATGTTCTGCGGCTTTTTCGCCATCATTGCGGCCCTTGACGGCCATTACTTCAAAGCCGCCGTCGCCGTGATAATTGCGGGAGTCTTCGACAACATGGACGGCAAGATCGCACGGGCCACCAACACGACCAGCAAGTTCGGCGTGGAGTACGACAGCCTTTGCGACCTGGTTTCCTTCGGCGTGGCCCCGGCGATAATAATGTACCTGTGGGCCCTGCAGGATTTCGGGCGCGTGGGCTGGCTCGTGGCCTTCCTGTTCATGGCCTGCGGAGCCTTGCGGCTGGCCCGCTTCAACACCCAGGTTGGGGTGGTGAGTTCCGACCACTTCGTGGGCCTCCCGATCCCTGCGGGCGCGGGCATGTGCATGGTAACGATATTGATGTGCTACTGGCTGGAACTTTCCACGGACGCCAGTCCCGTACCGCCCCAGCCGGTTCTCATTCTCATCCTCATGTTCGTGCTGGCCTTCTTGATGGTTTCCAACATCAGCTACGACAGTTTCAAACACAAAGACCTTGCGACGAAAAAAAGGAGCTTCTCCACCCTGTCATTGGCGCTGGTCCTTATGGTGTTTATAGCCTACAAGCCATCGCTGGTGCTCTTTATAATTGGCGCGACATACGTTCTTTCAGGCCCGCTGGGGGTATTGAGGCGCAGGTTCTTCGCGCCCGCCATGCCGCCGGAGCAGGAGAAGAGCCCGACTCCGCTTGCCTGAGCACCGGTTTTTACGGATGAACGCCGCAGGCTTTAAGGGCCTGCGGCGTTTTCGCATTTCAAACCCCTGATGTTTCCCGGCTGGCGGGAATTTTATCCCTCTCATTTTAAACTTGCGTTGGGGCCGAAAATCGGGATAATGAAACCATCCGACCGGGCAGGGTAACCCGGATCGGAAATTTTTTTTAGCAGCTTGAATAAAACGCGAACTGCTTTGTCAGACTTCGTTGGGCGAGGCGTCGCGTACTTTTAGTACGCGTCCTTCCCGCCCTTCTTGTCTTCCTCGCATTTCATCGTTTTTATACAGGCTTTAAATCCAGCCACTTCCAATGGCTGCTTTGGAGAATCAATCATGGGAAAAACGTACAACATAGCCGTGATCGGCGGCGACGGAACAGGCCCGGAGGTTGTGGCCGAGGGGCTCAAGGTTTTGAACGCGGTTGCGGCCAAGGAAGGCTTCACCCTTGATCTTACATATTATCCCCTGGGCGGCGAGCACTACAAGAAAACCGGCGAAATCCTCCCCGAAGGAATCACCGAAAAGCTCGCGTCCCACGACGCCATTTTCCTTGGAGCCATAGGGCACCCGGACGTAGCACCCGGAATCCTTGAAAAGGGCATTTTGCTGAACCTTCGTTTCGGCCTCGATCAATACATAAACCTTCGCCCCGTGAAGCTCTACGAGGGCGTGGCCACCCCGCTGAAGGACAAGGGCCCGGCTGACATAGACTTCGTGGTGGTGCGGGAAAACACCGAGGGCCTCTACGCCGGGGCGGGCGGGGTCCTCAAGAAGGGCACCAGGGACGAGGTGGCGGTCCAGGAGTCCATCAATACGCGCAAGGGCGTGGAGCGCTGCATACGCTA
Proteins encoded:
- a CDS encoding phosphatidylserine decarboxylase family protein, encoding MADNKETGNSEKYEWADPPASTPFPIAKDGYSYIAAAAFITLVLALLHLPFLAFLSLLTTVAVCLFFRDPDRLIPTDPGALVAAADGRIIFAGLVDENPFLPGQVLKISTFMSVANVHVNRFPVTATVEKVVYTPGDYMVASHPKASLENEHNAVYLKDENGKRLCVVQVAGLIARRIRSNVKPGDRLLRGQRFGLICFGSRVDLYLPPETRPTVNVGDVVRGGTSILAKI
- the lon gene encoding endopeptidase La, translating into MAKPDTDDLVGLLEDEDAHEAIPTTLPLLPVRDVVIFTHMILPLFVTRDKSVRAVDAAMNKDRYIFLATQMDASQEDPSFDQIYKVGAVGRVLRVLKLPDGRVKILVQATAKARILSFVHKKSLFRVKIEKLVEEEFSENLELTALMRNVREQCEKILSMRGELSDDVTTILKSIDHPGRLADLVASNLNLKIEEAQSVFELSDPVARLNRVNELLIREVELSSMQARIQENVRDEISKSQKDYFLREQMRAIKGELGEGDERAQEADDYLKRIKKARMPKEAETEAVKQLKRLEQMHPESAEAPVVRSYLDWLVEIPWSVSTKDAIDIKKAQKVLDADHFGLDKIKERILEYLAVRKLNPSMKGPILCFVGPPGVGKTSLGQSIAKAMDRKFFRMSLGGIRDEAEIRGHRRTYIGALPGRIIQGLKTCGANNPVFMMDEIDKVGTDFRGDPTSALLEALDPEQNNAFSDHYINLPFDLSRVMFITTANITDTIPYALLDRMEIINLSGYTEDEKLAISQKYLIGRQIRENGLKEKDITIADSAIKKMATEYTSESGLRNLEREIGTLCRKVSRKIAEGEKGPFSITGKNLEKYLGLPKFFPEMDQDTPQVGLATGLAWTYAGGEALYVEATVMRGKGELVLTGQLGEVMQESARAAVSYTRAYAEKLKIDPDIFESYDLHIHVPAGAIPKDGPSAGVAMAVAMISAFTQRPVKNDVAMTGEITIRGRILPIGGLKEKSIGALRAGIKTLIMPEKNRKELSELPPEVRKKMVFMPVSRMDEVLPMVLLPPLAKKLPHPPRKKGGDGDGRK
- the tsaB gene encoding tRNA (adenosine(37)-N6)-threonylcarbamoyltransferase complex dimerization subunit type 1 TsaB; its protein translation is MLILGLDTTGRSFSVALLNDGEVLGEITENAARGQAGLVMDALERLFDLTGKKPSGLDGVAVTNGPGGFSGVRLGVSIAKGICMGAEKPAAAVSSLACLAFQAMEPVGAVWAVLDCLRNEVYAASYVFGPEGPVETSAASVMKPGELAESLSGPCVLVGDGAVKYAGLLTGDGKARLADESSHTIRASSVAILGSRLLPAAEPDSADLLGPLYLRLSDARLPEKPLC
- the pssA gene encoding CDP-diacylglycerol--serine O-phosphatidyltransferase; its protein translation is MKKRRRPKSEERRRGIYLIPNLVTSLNMFCGFFAIIAALDGHYFKAAVAVIIAGVFDNMDGKIARATNTTSKFGVEYDSLCDLVSFGVAPAIIMYLWALQDFGRVGWLVAFLFMACGALRLARFNTQVGVVSSDHFVGLPIPAGAGMCMVTILMCYWLELSTDASPVPPQPVLILILMFVLAFLMVSNISYDSFKHKDLATKKRSFSTLSLALVLMVFIAYKPSLVLFIIGATYVLSGPLGVLRRRFFAPAMPPEQEKSPTPLA